From Lolium perenne isolate Kyuss_39 chromosome 5, Kyuss_2.0, whole genome shotgun sequence, a single genomic window includes:
- the LOC127302297 gene encoding uncharacterized protein: MAGERRVRRMIVDGLDHMDRRPEGIQHNKSVALDHIHDYYKKALDRLPPELIPSLLEAGFCFGFLDPVSNIISSTVSHELGKGKKGKRPRRATSSTKKSTIEAENRRTRYKTISQIIESSKDFSMAPNRSKSEDAGIAVRSLRGLATFLTSYFRYLTIQDALRYLRLSKADLLVAVHLIEEDYCSTYTFTIHDMTAKIALGCAATSAMHPGVPAFVCTSLLLASHVDEVSNLLPTKGCIGHSTIKRLSELFTLTNDMIDDDPRRPMQHAISRMQRCRKKKTTVVPAGLAYSLKLLLLDKIHVLYLKAISRIPRHELCSRHHRGLLKAGHCYGPFDPVTNIILSTIWYDTVFPAEREFEVQMISTKKLARIECLSLEGLVAYVCALFPALSTYQAMRYLLINNVQLDMVIMRAKEDGHDQRFPFSQSEAFDDASLAACHPSPTKLVEFATTVMPVMGETLRSTLKVNRMLSSSDVCAISETLSQKFPPSKSPKLVPDLNMHASNIIAGKRMKFKAFQSAIVKRVKAALLRYAQRVGQEYELHVICDVNAEIPEHGICYIPGDYKYPFSHVNILAKRKGSQIADADAVPTLFFIECSNIDEDMASLCCPILEPSKDAGRCFHCECEGIKIIHPPSETYHGRCTEFEDMASGKNPVSNEELISQGKYGTLFIDTMEDDCVYFDSAWDGDFAVSINKMERDRDEEEVFSWLEKKTQELKAYNKGLFVNS, translated from the exons ATGGCCGGCGAACGCCGCGTCCGTCGCATGATTGTCGATGGTCTCGACCACATGGATCGAAGACCGGAAGGCATCCAACACAACAAGTCCGTTGCGCTGGATCACATCCACGATTACTACAAGAAggcgctcgatcgactcccgccgGAGCTGATCCCGAGCCTCCTCGAGGCCGGCTTCTGCTTCGGCTTCCTCGACCCTGTGTCCAACATCATCTCCAGCACCGTCTCCCACGAGCTTGGCAAAGGGAAGAAGGGGAAGAGACCACGACGGGCCACCAGCAGCACCAAGAAGAGCACTATCGAAGCTGAGAACCGACGGACCAGGTACAAGACCATCTCCCAGATCATAGAGTCGAGCAAAGACTTCTCCATGGCACCCAATCGATCCAAGTCGGAGGACGCTGGCATCGCGGTACGGTCATTACGCGGTCTCGCCACATTCCTCACCTCCTACTTCCGCTACCTCACAATCCAGGACGCCCTGCGCTATTTGCGTCTGTCAAAGGCAGACCTTCTAGTTGCCGTGCATCTCATCGAGGAGGATTATTGTTCCACATACACCTTCACCATCCACGACATGACGGCCAAAATCGCTCTCGGCTGTGCTGCCACCTCCGCAATGCATCCCGGGGTCCCTGCATTTGTGTGTACATCGCTTTTGCTGGCTTCCCATGTGGACGAGGTCTCCAACCTTCTGCCGACCAAGGGCTGCATCGGCCATTCCACTATAAAGAGACTCTCTGAGCTATTCACCTTAACCAATGATATGATAGATGACGATCCACGGAGGCCTATGCAGCATGCCATCTCAAGGATGCAACGATGCAGGAAAAAGAAGACTACAGTCGTACCAGCTGGGCTGGCCTATTCTCTCAAGCTATTGCTCCTGGATAAAATCCATGTGCTGTACCTCAAGGCGATTTCCCGCATTCCAAGGCATGAATTGTGTTCGCGCCACCACCGTGGCCTCCTCAAGGCTGGCCACTGCTACGGGCCTTTTGATCCCGTCACCAACATAATCCTCAGCACCATTTGGTATGACACCGTGTTTCCTGCTGAGCGAGAGTTCGAGGTCCAAATGATCTCCACAAAGAAGCTTGCGCGTATCGAGTGCCTCTCCCTCGAAGGTCTTGTTGCCTATGTCTGTGCCCTCTTTCCTGCCCTTTCTACATATCAAGCTATGAGGTACCTGCTTATCAACAATGTCCAACTTGATATGGTCATTATGAGGGCAAAAGAAGATGGTCATGATCAGCGATTCCCCTTTTCTCAGTCTGAGGCCTTTGATGACGCCTCTCTTGCAGCATGTCATCCCAGCCCCACCAAGTTAGTAGAATTTGCAACAACAGTAATGCCAGTGATGGGAGAAACCCTGCGTTCAACGCTTAAGGTTAACCGGATGCTCTCCTCCAGTGATGTTTGTGCCATATCTGAAACTTTATCACAAAAGTTTCCGCCTAGTAAATCTCCGAAGCTGGTTCCAGATTTGAACATGCACGCCTCCAATATTATCGCAGGCAAACGTATGAAATTTAAGGCTTTCCAGAGTGCAATTGTCAAAAGGGTTAAAGCTGCATTGCTCAGATATGCACAACGAGTG GGACAGGAATATGAACTTCATGTTATCTGTGATGTAAACGCTGAAATACCTGAGCATGGTATATGCTACATCCCGGGCGACTACAAATACCCATTTTCTcacgtgaacatcttggcaaaaCGAAAAGGTTCACAGATTGCTGATGCTGATGCAGTTCCCACACTCTTCTTCATTGAGTGTAGCAACATTGATGAAGACATGGCATCTTTGTGCTGCCCTATATTAGAGCCATCAAAAGATGCTG GCCGCTGCTTTCACTGTGAGTGCGAAGGGATCAAGATTATCCATCCACCTTCAGAAACATACCATGGGCGCTGCACGGAATTCGAGGATATGGCTAGTGGAAAAAATCCAGTGTCCAACGAAGAACTTATTAGTCAAGGGAAGTACGGGACTCTGTTTATAGATACAATGGAAGATGACTGTGTCTATTTTGATTCTGCATGGGATGGTGACTTCGCTGTATCCATTAACAAGATGGAGCGGGATAGGGATGAAGAGGAAGTTTTCTCTTGGTTAGAAAAGAAGACGCAAGAGTTAAAGGCTTACAATAAGGGTCTCTTTGTTAATAGTTAA